One Leptolyngbya sp. 'hensonii' genomic region harbors:
- a CDS encoding glycosyltransferase, protein MQRLKVLISAYACRPGEGSEPGIGWEIAREMAKHHQIWVLTRENNRPAITAELKKHPDIPLRVIFYDLPGSRIWRRGQGGVHLHYYLWQIGAYFAARQLHQTVQFDLVHHITYVRYAAPSFLSLLPIPFLWGPVGGGESAPQSFWKEFGWRARIYEGLRNAARWLGEHDPFVRMTARRSVLTWATTSDTADRLQTLQARNIQVLSQLGLSDLEISQLAQPCSRQEPPIRFISIGRLLHWKGFHLGLRAFAHADLPDSAEYWILGEGPEKLPLQKLAQELGIAHQIKFWGKQPRDEVLKHLKNCLALIHPSLHESGGMVCSEAMAAGIPVICLDLGGPAVQVTPETGFKIPAHNPEQAVQGLAQAMTTLAQNPDLRRSLGLSGQQRVRDLFRWSVKGQELANLYETVLKQSRYQAASLNPVQDGYPREDIG, encoded by the coding sequence ATGCAACGGCTCAAGGTCTTGATTTCTGCGTATGCTTGCAGACCGGGGGAAGGTTCAGAACCTGGCATTGGTTGGGAAATTGCCAGAGAAATGGCGAAGCACCACCAGATTTGGGTTTTGACCCGCGAAAATAATCGTCCGGCAATCACCGCAGAACTGAAAAAACATCCCGATATCCCCCTTCGAGTGATCTTTTACGATTTACCAGGCTCCAGGATTTGGCGACGGGGGCAGGGTGGGGTGCATCTCCACTATTACCTGTGGCAAATTGGGGCCTATTTCGCAGCTCGTCAGCTGCACCAAACCGTTCAATTCGATCTGGTTCATCACATCACTTACGTCAGATACGCTGCTCCCAGTTTTCTGTCCTTGCTGCCCATTCCCTTTTTGTGGGGACCGGTGGGTGGGGGAGAATCTGCCCCGCAGTCGTTCTGGAAAGAATTTGGCTGGCGGGCCAGAATCTATGAAGGTCTGCGAAATGCTGCCCGCTGGCTAGGAGAGCATGATCCCTTTGTACGGATGACAGCCCGTCGCAGTGTGTTGACCTGGGCCACAACCTCAGATACCGCCGATCGACTCCAGACGCTCCAAGCTAGAAATATTCAGGTGCTCTCTCAACTAGGTTTGTCTGACCTGGAAATAAGCCAGCTGGCTCAGCCCTGTTCACGGCAGGAGCCTCCTATCCGATTCATCAGTATCGGTCGATTATTGCACTGGAAGGGATTTCACTTGGGCCTGCGCGCCTTTGCTCACGCAGATTTACCAGACAGTGCGGAATACTGGATTTTAGGAGAGGGGCCTGAAAAGCTGCCGCTGCAAAAGTTAGCTCAGGAACTGGGGATTGCCCATCAAATCAAGTTCTGGGGTAAACAACCACGGGATGAGGTTTTGAAGCACTTAAAGAATTGTTTGGCTCTGATTCATCCCAGTTTGCATGAGTCTGGAGGCATGGTTTGTTCAGAAGCGATGGCAGCAGGGATTCCAGTTATCTGCCTGGATCTGGGTGGTCCTGCCGTACAGGTGACCCCTGAAACTGGCTTTAAGATTCCCGCCCACAATCCGGAGCAGGCTGTTCAGGGGCTGGCCCAGGCCATGACAACCCTGGCGCAGAACCCAGACTTGAGACGATCGCTGGGGCTATCTGGTCAGCAGCGGGTGCGAGATCTGTTTCGCTGGTCGGTTAAGGGCCAGGAACTGGCAAACCTGTACGAAACGGTGTTGAAACAGTCCAGATATCAGGCAGCCTCCCTCAATCCGGTTCAGGATGGATACCCAAGAGAGGACATCGGTTAG